The Acidianus manzaensis genome has a window encoding:
- the acs gene encoding acetate--CoA ligase produces MVEAKEVQEQNLEEKADYNMRYYNYLFKRSVEDPAKFWGDLAQDLITWFEPWKETFKQEDPLTKWFIGGKLNASYNAADRHLNSSRKFKAAIIWESERGERKIITYQDLFYEVNRWANALKQLGVQKGDRVVIYMPLTPEGIFAKLACARIGAIHSVVFAGFGSQALADRIADSSAKVVVTADAYPRTGKIVELKKIVDEALDKLGDKSPVSHVLVYKRLGTEISFKETRDVYFDQIGKYKYIEPEPMDATDPLFILYTSGTTGKPKGIVHSTGGYLVGTSTMLLWSYGLSQENDVLFNTSDIGWIVGHSYITYAPLVMGRTVIIYESAPYYPYPDKWAEMIERYKATTFGTSATALRSFMKYGDDYVKSHDLSSLRIIVTNGEVLNYSPWKWGLEVVGSGKVFMSHQWWQTETGAPNLGYLPGLVYMPMKSGPASGYPLPGNIIEVLDDQGNKTKARERGYLVMRPPFPPYMMIGMWNDAGNERLKKTYFSKFASLYYPGDYAMIDGDGYVWVLGRADETLKVAAHRIGAGEVESAITSHPSVAEAAVIGLPDPVKGEEVHAFIVLKEGVSPSDQLAKDIQEHVRKVMGPIVTPKIHFVEKLPKTRSGKVMRRVIKAVMQGSTTGDISTMEDEASMEDIKKAAEEFKKEISKQ; encoded by the coding sequence ATGGTTGAAGCTAAAGAAGTGCAGGAACAAAATTTAGAAGAAAAAGCAGATTATAACATGAGATATTACAATTATCTTTTCAAGAGGAGTGTAGAAGACCCAGCTAAATTCTGGGGAGATCTAGCTCAAGATTTAATAACATGGTTTGAGCCTTGGAAAGAAACGTTCAAACAAGAAGATCCATTAACAAAATGGTTTATAGGAGGAAAATTAAATGCCTCCTATAATGCTGCAGATAGGCACTTAAACTCTAGCAGGAAATTCAAGGCAGCAATAATATGGGAAAGTGAAAGAGGAGAAAGAAAAATAATAACATATCAAGACTTATTCTATGAAGTAAATAGATGGGCAAATGCATTAAAACAATTAGGAGTACAGAAAGGAGATAGAGTAGTTATTTATATGCCTTTGACGCCAGAAGGCATATTTGCAAAATTAGCTTGTGCTAGAATAGGTGCTATACATAGCGTAGTATTTGCTGGTTTTGGATCCCAGGCATTAGCTGACAGAATAGCTGATTCATCAGCTAAAGTAGTAGTAACAGCAGATGCTTATCCTAGAACTGGAAAGATAGTAGAATTGAAAAAAATCGTTGATGAGGCTCTGGATAAATTAGGTGATAAATCACCAGTATCTCATGTTTTAGTATATAAAAGATTAGGTACTGAAATTTCTTTCAAAGAAACGAGAGATGTGTACTTTGACCAGATTGGTAAATATAAATACATAGAGCCAGAACCAATGGATGCTACTGATCCTCTATTCATTCTTTATACTTCTGGAACAACAGGAAAACCAAAAGGTATAGTGCATTCAACTGGCGGATATCTAGTAGGGACTTCTACTATGTTACTATGGAGCTATGGTTTAAGTCAAGAAAACGATGTTCTATTTAATACGTCAGATATAGGATGGATTGTTGGGCATTCTTACATAACTTATGCACCATTAGTTATGGGCAGAACAGTAATAATTTATGAAAGTGCACCATATTATCCTTATCCGGATAAATGGGCTGAAATGATTGAAAGATATAAAGCAACGACTTTTGGTACATCTGCCACAGCCCTAAGGTCATTTATGAAATATGGAGATGATTACGTAAAAAGTCATGATTTATCTTCTTTAAGAATAATAGTTACTAACGGCGAAGTATTAAATTATTCTCCATGGAAATGGGGATTAGAAGTAGTAGGAAGCGGAAAAGTATTTATGTCACATCAATGGTGGCAAACAGAAACAGGTGCTCCAAATTTAGGATATTTACCAGGTTTAGTTTATATGCCAATGAAGTCTGGTCCAGCATCTGGATATCCTTTACCTGGAAATATAATTGAAGTATTAGATGATCAAGGAAATAAGACAAAGGCTAGAGAAAGAGGATATCTAGTTATGAGGCCACCATTCCCGCCATATATGATGATAGGTATGTGGAATGATGCAGGAAACGAAAGATTAAAGAAGACTTACTTCTCTAAGTTTGCTTCCTTATATTATCCTGGAGACTACGCTATGATAGATGGGGATGGGTATGTATGGGTATTAGGTAGAGCAGATGAAACATTAAAGGTTGCAGCTCATAGGATAGGAGCAGGAGAAGTAGAATCAGCTATTACATCTCATCCATCAGTTGCCGAAGCTGCGGTAATAGGTCTTCCAGATCCAGTAAAAGGAGAAGAAGTCCATGCTTTTATAGTACTGAAAGAAGGAGTTTCTCCTTCAGATCAGTTAGCTAAGGACATTCAAGAGCATGTAAGAAAAGTTATGGGACCAATAGTTACACCTAAGATACATTTTGTTGAAAAATTACCAAAGACTAGATCTGGAAAAGTAATGAGAAGAGTAATAAAGGCAGTAATGCAAGGTTCTACTACTGGAGATATATCAACAATGGAAGACGAAGCATCTATGGAAGATATTAAGAAAGCAGCAGAAGAATTTAAGAAGGAAATTTCAAAACAGTAA
- a CDS encoding glucose 1-dehydrogenase — protein sequence MKAIVIKPHVIGMEVKNIDLEEKLGKNQVRIKTLYTGVCGTDRGLVNNKLSFVRAPEGWDELILGHEAFGIIEEVGEDVTEFKKGDYVVPVVRRGCGVCLNCKIGRQDFCETGNFVEAGIRGKHGFMREEFVDDEMYLVRVPESIKDIAVLTEPLSNVVKAIDEVMQVQRRMVWNCPDGAYDCRNAYVVGTGPIGTFYSILLRTYGFNVFMLNRRDPSPAEEYVSKRINAQFVNTTKSEEMNKLPKADIIVDSSGFPSAFIPLLSKINKNGILVLFGTETGDKTPIDADLVSFMVENNIAVIGSVNANKMNFKESVNYLTMWKEKYGELLNRMITTVVSPEEANTILEKKPKGEIKSVIKWSD from the coding sequence ATGAAAGCAATAGTAATTAAACCTCATGTAATAGGAATGGAAGTTAAAAATATTGATTTAGAGGAAAAATTAGGTAAAAACCAAGTTAGAATAAAGACTTTATATACTGGAGTATGCGGGACTGATAGAGGATTAGTTAACAATAAATTATCATTTGTAAGAGCTCCTGAAGGGTGGGATGAACTAATTTTAGGTCATGAAGCCTTTGGCATAATTGAAGAAGTAGGAGAGGATGTTACAGAGTTTAAGAAAGGCGATTATGTAGTTCCAGTTGTTAGAAGAGGCTGTGGCGTTTGTCTAAACTGTAAAATAGGTAGACAAGACTTCTGTGAAACTGGAAATTTTGTAGAAGCAGGAATAAGAGGTAAGCATGGATTCATGAGAGAAGAATTCGTTGACGATGAAATGTATTTAGTTAGAGTTCCAGAAAGCATAAAAGATATTGCAGTATTAACTGAACCATTGTCTAATGTTGTTAAAGCTATTGATGAGGTAATGCAAGTACAAAGAAGAATGGTTTGGAATTGTCCAGATGGGGCATACGATTGCAGAAATGCTTACGTTGTAGGAACTGGACCTATAGGAACATTTTATTCCATTTTATTAAGAACATACGGTTTTAATGTATTTATGCTAAATAGGAGAGATCCTTCACCAGCAGAAGAGTACGTATCAAAAAGGATAAATGCACAATTCGTTAATACTACAAAATCTGAAGAAATGAATAAATTACCTAAAGCCGATATAATTGTAGACTCTAGCGGATTTCCATCAGCGTTTATACCCTTACTCAGTAAAATAAACAAAAATGGAATACTAGTACTTTTTGGAACTGAAACTGGAGACAAAACTCCTATTGATGCAGATTTAGTTAGTTTTATGGTAGAAAATAACATAGCAGTAATAGGAAGCGTAAATGCTAATAAAATGAATTTTAAAGAATCAGTTAATTATTTAACAATGTGGAAAGAAAAATATGGAGAATTATTAAACAGAATGATAACTACTGTAGTTTCTCCAGAGGAGGCGAATACAATTCTTGAAAAGAAGCCAAAAGGAGAAATAAAATCAGTAATAAAATGGAGCGATTAA